From the genome of Podospora pseudoanserina strain CBS 124.78 chromosome 7 map unlocalized CBS124.78p_7.2, whole genome shotgun sequence, one region includes:
- the AKR1 gene encoding palmitoyltransferase akr1 (EggNog:ENOG503NVTK; COG:S), with translation MAQRPEASATPSANGAPAQPPSKSDTATPKLNNEVELGNLPGDGEPAQSDIMQMARTGDIAGMEKLFETGDYDATYTDGEGITPLHWAAINNQYAMCKFLIGRGAEINRKGGESVATPLQWAAQRCHYYTVHLLLQHGADPLISDAQGYNTLHISTFNGNLLLIVLLLHQGIPVDVEDAYGHTGLMWSAYKGYPACVDVFLRWGASVHAKDEQGFTALHWALVKGSAGCVQKLLEYGADRFAKTTTGKTPSITAKELNTAGAWHKALQECGYDEDANAIIPSWPGSSYLLQDRRGFTTKFFFLWPFVLVWATLHIFAGMPVYAGIPIGLIVAYSIQWVGQQVIAYAPPDMRSFEKTPWMTGIFAASLFWVGLNWLFTVFPTTAFGEDGTYLLNFLFAVTLGLTGFFYVRSMVDDPGFVPKMNGIAEQRAVIDELISQWKYDEAHFCVTCMIRTPLRSKHCRRCQRCVAKHDHHCPWVYNCVGINNHRHFFMYLINLTLAIIIYDFLTYRYFNIVSPDASEECNLLAPSICKVVNADAYTMLTAIWASLQLVWVSMLLSVQLIQLARAMTTYENMFGVHHTSATSLASAFTSTGAPLDPTQQPPSGSAAGAGGHGHKHGHRHGGILKTMSRLLGVDIFMRTARGKGAATNPANKRKSRNPYNRGCVTNCKDFWCDPAPLFGKRETGAAMLGGQPVNYTEMYESPAVMDALRGRAGRSGGYEAVAGDEV, from the exons ATGGCGCAACGTCCCGAAGCATCAGCGACCCCTTCGGCGAACGGCGCGCCCGCCCAACCTCCATCCAAGTCGGACACGGCCACCCCAAAGCTCAACAATGAGGTCGAGTTGGGCAACCTCCCCGGCGACGGGGAGCCAGCCCAGAGTGACATTATGCAGATGGCAAGGACGGGCGACATTGCCGGCATGGAGAAGCTGTTCGAGACGGGCGACTACGATGCGACTTACACCGACGGCGAGGGGATAACCCCATTACAT TGGGctgccatcaacaaccagtATGCCATGTGCAAGTTCCTGATCGGCCGCGGCGCCGAGATCAACCGAAAAGGAGGCGAGAGTGTGGCCACACCATTACAATGGGCTGCTCAGCGGTGTCATTACTACACCGTCCACCTACTGCTCCAACACGGCGCCGACCCCTTGATCTCCGATGCTCAGGGATACAACACATTACACATCAGCACCTTTAACGGGAACCTTCTTCTGATTGTCCTGTTATTACACCAGGGCATACCGGTGGATGTGGAAGATGCCTACGGCCACACCGGTCTTATGTGGTCTGCCTACAAGGGCTATCCGGCTTGCGTCGACGTCTTTCTACGATGGGGCGCCAGCGTTCACGCCAAGGACGAGCAAGGCTTTACGGCTCTGCACTGGGCACTCGTAAAGGGAAGCGCTGGGTGTGTTCAGAAGCTCCTCGAGTACGGCGCCGATCGGTTCGCCAAGACCACGACGGGCAAGACACCTTCCATCACAGCTAAGGAGCTGAACACGGCAGGCGCATGGCACAAGGCCCTCCAAGAGTGCGGCTACGATGAGGACGCCAATGCGATAATACCGAGCTGGCCGGGATCGAGCTACCTTTTGCAGGATAGGAGGGGGTTCACGACCAAGTTCTTCTTCCTGTGGCCCTTCGTCCTGGTCTGGGCGACTTTGCACATCTTTGCTGGGATGCCGGTCTACGCGGGCATTCCTATCGGGCTTATTGTGGCTTATTCGATCCAGTGGGTTGGCCAACAGGTTATCGCCTATGCGCCACCTGATATGAGGTCGTTTGAGAAGACG CCCTGGATGACCGGTATTTTTGCCGCTTCGCTCTTCTGGGTAGGGCTCAACTGGCTGTTTACTGTCTTTCCCACCACTGCATTTGGCGAAGATGGGACCTACCTGCTCAACTTCCTTTTCGCCGTGACCCTTGGCTTGACTGGGTTTTTCTACGTCAGGTCCATGGTCGACGATCCCGGATTCGTACCCAAGATGAACGGTATTGCGGAGCAGAGAGCGGTCATTGATGAGCTGATCAGCCAGTGGAAGTACGACGAGGCCCATTTCTGTGTTACTTGCATGATTCGGACTCCGTTGCGCAGCAAGCACTGCCGTAGGTGCCAGCGCTGTGTTGCCAAACACGACCATCACTGCCCGTGGGTCTACAACTGCGTcggcatcaacaaccaccgccacTTCTTCATGTACCTCATCAACCTGACCCTCGCCATTATCATCTACGACTTTCTCACCTACCGTTACTTCAACATTGTGTCACCCGATGCCTCGGAAGAATGCAACCTTCTCGCCCCTTCCATCTGCAAGGTCGTCAACGCCGACGCTTACACGATGCTGACGGCCATCTGGGCATCGCTCCAGCTTGTCTGGGTGTCCATGCTTCTGTCTGTCCAGCTGATTCAGCTCGCCCGCGCCATGACGACCTACGAGAACATGTTTGGCGTCCACCACACTTCTGCCACCTCGTTGGCATCCGCTTTCACCTCGACTGGCGCCCCACTGGATCCGACACAGCAACCTCCCTCCGGATCCGCCGCCGGCGCAGGTGGTCACGGCCACAAGCATGGCCACAGACATGGTGGCATCCTCAAGACAATGAGCCGACTCCTCGGAGTTGACATTTTTATGCGAACAGCCCGCGGCAAGGGAGCTGCtaccaacccagccaacaaGCGAAAGAGCAGAAACCCTTACAACCGCGGCTGCGTCACCAACTGCAAGGACTTTTGGTGTGACCCTGCGCCGTTGT
- a CDS encoding uncharacterized protein (COG:U; EggNog:ENOG503NYWI): protein MSLQQTLKDLLEASLTPSPTVILFGLAFCLLAPILLHFLYSTATPYTTLPSVLLLGPPGAGKTALTTLFERGPLDLPLAKTHTSQVPSSIELSINSDDPSSASYKTNLDEAGATAKKFLLVDTPGHPKLRASSLARLNSAEPTIKSSLVSDGGAKSKIKAVVFMVDAAALADGDALPSTAEYLYDVLLTLQKRFHSRNGSRAPASMPVLVAANKLDLFTALPAALVKSNLEAELGRIRAARSKGLLDSGVGQDDLAAGEEGDWLGGDGSEKFSFAQMMEFDVDVDVIGGNVTGDGPGAEKWWKWIGERV from the coding sequence aTGTCCCTCCAACAAACCCTCAAAGACCTCCTCGAggcctccctcaccccctccccaaccgtcatcctcttcggcctcgccttctgcctcctcgcccccatcctcctccacttcctctACTCAACCGCAACCCcctacaccaccctcccctccgtcctcctcctcggccccccAGGAGCAGGCAAAACAGCCCTAACCACCCTCTTCGAGCGCGGCCCCCTCGACCTCCCCCTCGCAAAAACCCACACCTCCCaagtcccctcctccatcgaACTCTCCATCAACTCCGACGACCCCTCCAGCGCATCCTACAAAACCAACCTCGACGAAGCAGGCGCAACAGCCAAAAAATTCCTCTTGGTCGACACCCCCGGCCACCCCAAACTCcgcgcctcctccctcgctcGTTTGAACTCTGCCGAACCAACAATCAAGTCCTCCCTCGTCAGCGACGGCGGCGCAAAGtccaagatcaaggccgTCGTCTTCATGGTTGACGCCGCTGCGCTCGCAGATGGTGACGCTCTCCCGTCAACGGCGGAATACCTCTACGACGTGCTCCTCACTCTACAGAAGCGCTTCCACAGCCGGAATGGTAGTCGCGCGCCCGCGTCCATGCCTGTCTTGGTGGCGGCGAACAAGCTTGACTTGTTCACCGCTCTGCCCGCGGCGCTGGTAAAGTCCAACTTGGAGGCGGAGCTGGGGAGGATCcgggcggcgaggagcaaggggttgttggattCGGGTGTAGGGCAGGATGATCtcgctgctggggaggaaggggactGGCTTGGGGGGGACGGGAGCGAAAAGTTCTCGTTTGCGCAGATGATGGAGTTTGACGTGGATGTGGATGTTATTGGAGGGAATGTCACTGGAGATGGGCCGGGGGCCGAGAAGTGGTGGAAGTggattggggagagggtaTGA
- the CYS4 gene encoding cystathionine beta-synthase (COG:E; EggNog:ENOG503NV6E) encodes MSNQNGANHRGLVSQVPIPIFDKLVAKSDIKMSATELIGNTPLVRLNKIPQSLGIECEVYAKVELFNAGGSVKDRIALRMIEEAEKSGRIKPGDTLIEPTSGNTGIGLALVGAIKGYKTIITLPEKMSAEKVSVLRALGATIIRTPTQAAWDSPESHIGVARRLLKEIPNSHILDQYTNVDNPRAHEFGTAEEIWAQTGGNITAIVAGAGTGGTISGIAKGLRKHNKNIKVIAADPHGSILAVPESLNEEKANLPYKVEGIGYDFIPDVLDRELVDKWYKTDDRESFKLARRLIAEEGLLVGGSSGSAMAAMLKAVKDFGFKKGDVVVVVLPDSIRSYLSKFADDDWLAANDLLPNDDTNVSGGDAASATPHTPSQNDPYGGATVRALRLKPVSSVLADSPCTEAIEMMRDKGFDQLPVLTPTGGKLAGLVTLGNMLSYISKGRVSPKCPVSDVMFNFKRIDEVVTDPREFGSELKNKKRKFVEITMDTPLSALSRFLEWNSAAIVTEKAEDGSKPVAVVTKVDLLTYMVKHK; translated from the exons ATGTCGAACCAGAACGGTGCCAACCACCGTGGCCTTGTGTCGCAGGTCCCAATTCCCATATTCGACAAGCTGGTGGCCAAGTCAGACATCAAGATGTCTGCGACCGAGCTCATCGGCAACACGCCGCTTGTGCGCCTCAACAAGATCCCCCAGTCCCTCGGCATCGAGTGCGAGGTCTACGCCAAAGTTGAGCTGTTCAACGCCGGCGGCAGTGTCAAGGACAGGATAGCCCTTCGCATGATCGAGGAGGCCGAAAAGAGCGGACGTATCAAGCCTGGCGACACTCTCATTGAGCCTACCAGTGGCAACAC TGGTATTGGTCTCGCTTTGGTTGGCGCTATCAAGGGCTACaagaccatcatcacccttcCCGAGAAGATGTCCGCCGAGAAGGTGTCTGTCCTCCGTGCCCTCGGTGCCACCATCATTCGCACACCCACGCAGGCTGCGTGGGACAGCCCCGAAAGCCACATTGGTGTTGCGCGCCGTCTGCTCAAGGAgatccccaactcccacatTCTCGACCAGTATACCAACGTCGACAACCCGCGCGCGCACGAGTTCGGCACCGCCGAGGAGATCTGGGCTCAGACTGGCGGTAACATCACGGCTATTGTCGCGGGTGCTGGTACCGGTGGCACCATCAGCGGTATTGCCAAGGGTTTGCGCAAGCacaacaaaaacatcaaGGTCATTGCTGCCGATCCCCATGGCAGTATCCTTGCTGTTCCCGAGTCCCTGaacgaggagaaggccaaccTGCCCTACAAGGTGGAGGGTATTGGCTATGATTTCATTCCCGATGTCTTGGACCGCGAGCTTGTGGACAAGTGGTACAAGACTGATGACCGCGAGTCTTTCAAGCTTGCGCGCCGTCTGATCGCCGAGGAGGGCTTGTTGGTCGGTGGCAGCTCTGGCAGCGCCATGGCGGCCATGCTCAAGGCTGTCAAGGACTTTGGCTTCAAGAAGGGTgacgttgtcgttgtcgtcctCCCTGACAGCATCCGCTCCTACCTCTCCAAGTTCGCCGACGATGACTGGCTTGCGGCCAACGACCTTCTCCCCAACGACGACACCAACGTCAGCGGCGGCGATGCCGCTTCCGCTACTCCCCACACCCCCAGCCAGAACGACCCCTACGGCGGTGCCACCGTCCGCGCCCTTCGCCTCAAGCCCGTCTCTTCGGTCCTTGCTGACAGCCCATGCACCGAGGCCATCGAGATGATGCGCGACAAGGGTTTTGATCAGCTCCCCGTCCTCACTCCTACTGGTGGCAAGCTCGCTGGTCTTGTTACTCTTGGCAACATGCTCAGCTACATCTCCAAGGGCCGCGTCTCGCCCAAGTGCCCCGTCAGCGACGTCATGTTCAACTTCAAGCGCATCGATGAGGTTGTCACTGATCCCCGCGAGTTTGGTTCTGAGCTTAAGAACAAGAAGCGCAAGTTTGTGGAGATCACCATGGACACTCCTTTGTCGGCGCTCAGCAGATTCCTCGAGTGGAACAGCGCGGCTATCGTCacggagaaggccgaggacgGATCCAAGCCTGTTGCCGTCGTCACCAAGGTGGATCTGTTGACCTACATGGTCAAGCACAAGTAG
- a CDS encoding uncharacterized protein (EggNog:ENOG503P57J) yields MITLVSTGLLLSVIKPSLHKPSNFINKMQFTSKTLLSLAAALSVAAAQSADCVYDVQSAPFHLRLTSDDARLNDTLLVSVHAGPPFRQLVSEALLEEKYPGNNLSDISINFYYNTTSSNDPNLNCLPGKLHWAPEQSWPSVFGLESSLASNVLPVIVSPTQEEGSGPQFDEEGKLFQRARSFSPVITDENTWSGANYYKWFVCATVYGNYNYGDALTWVSGGLPDGKDCRAVNVTREWA; encoded by the coding sequence ATGATCACGCTGGTGAGTACTGGTTTGCTTCTGTCAGTCATCAAACCATCCCTCCACAAACCCTCGAATTTCATCAACAAAATGCAGTTTACCTCCAAGACACTTCTCTCGCTCGCAGCGGCCCTCTCTGTTGCCGCTGCACAGTCCGCCGACTGCGTCTATGATGTGCAATCGGcccccttccatctccgACTCACTAGTGACGACGCAAGACTGAATGACACTCTCCTAGTCTCAGTCCATGCCGGCCCCCCTTTCCGACAACTCGTTTCTGAAGccttgttggaggagaagtaCCCGGGGAACAACCTGTCGGACATTTCTATCAACTTCTactacaacaccacctccagcaacGACCCGAACCTCAACTGCCTCCCGGGGAAACTCCACTGGGCGCCTGAGCAGAGCTGGCCTTCCGTGTTCGGCCTCGAGTCTTCACTTGCAAGCAATGTCCTGCCGGTCATCGTGAGCCCGACGCAGGAAGAGGGGTCTGGCCCTCAGTTTGACGAGGAAGGCAAGCTGTTCCAGCGAGCTAGGTCCTTCAGCCCCGTCATCACGGATGAGAATACCTGGAGCGGTGCCAACTACTACAAGTGGTTCGTTTGTGCGACGGTTTATGGCAATTACAACTATGGTGATGCTCTGACCTGGGTATCGGGCGGTCTGCCGGATGGGAAGGACTGCAGGGCTGTCAACGTGACGCGGGAGTGGGCTTGA
- a CDS encoding uncharacterized protein (COG:P; EggNog:ENOG503NXIF), giving the protein MGRQERIARSIVRAIIRTNVNGTKKKASNPLGILLALFSAFFSLYQLLMRKIRPADFAKLRREYWDVSDDDYVDSFRPREGAKDEEALTAIGDMGFSGSTFYATTDQKYLVKSVPRHSEHSFFRNDLLTPYVQHMATHPQSLLVRICDFLGASGASIGRILRLAPSHHIVMENIMYGREEAENRGDAKWENWDLKPTSYFYPERDIADGALTSDATKEQLADEFHDKIVLSQEQADDLFARLEEDTKLLAEHNAVDYSLFLVRMKLPREEVQEEVQPGAAKSDSNLAPPEDGPSVPPQPPTWKTGVASADGKYVYRASILDFFWAKHKIQPRFMTLLINLWNLLISKDGPMSITTTPEEYRERFLKMCRGYVDIKKD; this is encoded by the exons ATGGGTCGACAAGAAAGAATCGCCCGGTCCATCGTCCGCGCCATCATCAGGACCAATGTCAATGGcaccaaaaagaaagccAGCAACCCACTCGggatcctcctcgccctattctccgccttcttctccctctaCCAGCTGCTCATGAGAAAGATCCGCCCTGCAGACTTTGCCAAGCTGCGACGGGAGTACTGGGATGTCAGCGATGACGACTATGTCGACTCGTTCCGACCGCGGGAGGGCGCaaaggatgaggaggcttTGACTGCTATCGGGGACATGGGATTCTCTGGTTCC ACCTTTTACGCAACCACCGACCAAAAGTACCTCGTCAAGTCGGTCCCACGCCACTCCGAACATTCCTTCTTCCGCAACGATCTCCTGACCCCGTACGTCCAGCACATGGCTACGCATCCGCAGTCTTTGTTGGTCAGAATATGTGATTTCCTTGGCGCCTCAGGTGCTTCTATTGGAAGGATCCTCCGTCTCGCGCCTTCGCATCATATCGTCATGGAGAACATCATGTACGGCCGGGAGGAGGCTGAAAACAGGGGGGATGCCAAATGGGAGAACTGGGACCTGAAGCCAACGTCGTATTTCTACCCCGAACGAGATATTGCCGATGGCGCGCTCACGAGCGACGCAACCAAGGAGCAGCTGGCGGATGAGTTTCACGACAAGATTGTGCTCAGCCAGGAGCAGGCGGATGATTTGTTtgcgaggttggaggaggacacAAAGTTGCTGGCCGAGCACAACGCGGTAGATTATTCCTTGTTTTTGGTCAGGATGAAGCTGCCACGGGAGGAGGTCCAAGAGGAGGTGCAGCCGGGGGCGGCAAAGTCGGACTCGAACTTGGCGCCGCCAGAGGATGGGCCGTCGGTTCCGCCTCAGCCTCCGACGTGGAAGACGGGGGTTGCTTCAGCGGATGGAAAGTATGTTTATCGGGCTTCGATCTTGGACTTCTTTTGGGCGAAGCACAAGATCCAGCCGAGGTTCATGACGTTGCTGATTAACTTGTGGAATTTGTTGATTAGTAAGGATGGGCCGATGAGTATCACTACTACGCCGGAGGAGTACAGGGAGAGGTTTTTGAAGATGTGTAGGGGGTATGTggacatcaagaaggacTGA
- a CDS encoding uncharacterized protein (EggNog:ENOG503NUIT) yields MSSTSTAPPTLPDYVLNPDAVLSDPSTTWRHGQPPDYTKTRQFYLQTTSLPALVENLVKNWEIEASYKPLLPEWRTIASPQSYTFRVNGSPPQTAAQMLSVGTYNALIEPNEFYCPAHSSFDASHKTFKRVMPSFAWEVLEVYAGPPRVVFRWRHWGVMKGDYVGTNDKGEKVTIKAHGGDIDIEGVAVADVNDKLQLGSVEVFFDPMAMFRQMAPDGETGVTKEARTTE; encoded by the exons atgtcctccacctcaaccgcccctcccaccctcccagACTACGTCCTAAACCCAGACGCAGTCCTCTCcgacccctccacaacctggCGCCACGGCCAACCCCCCGACTACACCAAAACCCGGCAATTCTACCTCCAAA ccacctccctccccgccctaGTCGAAAACCTCGTCAAAAACTGGGAAATCGAAGCCAGCtacaaacccctcctccctgaATGGCGCACCATCGCCTCCCCGCAGTCCTACACCTTCCGCGTCAACGGCTCACCTCCACAAACCGCAGCCCAAATGCTCTCGGTCGGGACCTACAACGCCCTCATCGAGCCCAACGAGTTCTACTGCCCTGCTCACTCCTCTTTTGACGCCAGCCACAAGACATTCAAGAGGGTGATGCCGTCTTTTGCGtgggaggtgctggaggtgtATGCCGGTCcgccgagggtggtgtttcgCTGGCGGCACTGGGGTGTCATGAAGGGTGATTATGTGGGGACGAACGacaagggggagaaggttaCCATCAAGGCTCACGGGGGGGATATCGATATTGAGGGTGTGGCGGTGGCGGATGTGAATGACAAGCTGCAGTTGGGGAGCGTCGAGGTGTTTTTTGATCCGATGGCCATGTTTAGGCAGATGGCGCCTgatggggagacgggggtgACCAAGGAGGCTAGAACGACAGAGTAG
- the MRL1 gene encoding Cation-independent mannose-6-phosphate receptor CI-MPR (COG:T; COG:U; EggNog:ENOG503NYY9), translating into MHRQTPSRALLLCALAVLSGKAVAEEATKTATASTPVVTPCVATATTGAGAFFDLRPDTAVVVPEGEKPPKGSPVDDYVARGWDYGSNFTLNFCSPVVKEVEDVVGLDKDLWKNVSAYYETKGKIYALGLSDGNLVPRGRKLVLQYTGGSPCGLSDEKNREKRWEVHDGATYKYHEYDDDDDNDNDNDNDGEDAESRRASKDKDEEDEDDDKQDKGKEKPKTQRRKSATFSFLCDRDPDTPTAASFVGTDPDECAYFFEVRSMHACSIAEPHKPGSVGPGSVFAIIFFIAVLVYVVGGVFYQRTVAHARGWRQLPNYSLWAGIWSFIVDMFTILTSSCGRLIPRRRGYHILSGSPSGRRHSRDAENRLIDQLDEEWDD; encoded by the exons ATGCATCGGCAAACACCATCCAGAGCCCTCCTTCTCTGCGCCCTTGCTGTCCTGAGTGGCAAGGCAGTCGCCGAGGAGGCTACAAAGACAGCCACCGCATCCACGCCTGTAGTCACACCCTGTgtcgcaacagcaaccaccggcgccggcgcTTTCTTCGACCTACGACCCGACACCGCAGTAGTTGTACCCGAGGGGGAGAAGCCACCAAAGGGCTCGCCTGTCGACGATTATGTGGCTAGAGGCTGGGATTATGGCTCAAACTTTACATTGAACTTCTGCAGTCCCGTCgtgaaggaggtggaagatgtCGTCGGACTCGACAAGGATCTATGGAAGAACGTGAGCGCATACTATGAAACCAAGGGCAAAATATATGCTTTAGG ATTATCAGATGGAAACCTAGTACCCCGAGGGCGCAAACTTGTCCTTCAATATACAGGGGGATCCCCGTGTGGTCTATCAGATGAAAAGAACAGGGAAAAGAGATGGGAGGTCCATGACGGGGCGACATACAAGTACCATGAatacgacgacgacgacgacaacgacaacgacaacgacaacgacggtGAAGACGCCGAGTCAAGGCGTGCATCGAAAGacaaggatgaggaggacgaagatgatgacaagcaggacaagggcaaggagaagCCAAAAACACAACGTCGCAAGTCGGCCACATTTTCTTTCCTTTGTGACAGGGACCCAGATACACCTACGGCTGCTTCATTTGTTGGCACAGATCCGGATGAGTGCGCCTACTTCTTCGAGGTCCGTTCAATGCACGCATGCTCTATCGCCGAGCCCCACAAACCTGGTAGCGTTGGGCCTGGCAGTGTCTTTGCCATTATCTTCTTCATCGCGGTCTTGGTCTACGTGGTTGGAGGTGTCTTTTACCAGCGCACAGTGGCCCACGCCAGGGGTTGGAGGCAGCTGCCCAACTACAGCCTGTGGGCTGGCATCTGGAGCTTTATCGTG GACATGTTTACCATATTGACCTCATCATGCGGCCGCCTGATCCCTCGTAGGAGAGGGTACCATATACTGTCCGGATCCCCAAGTGGGAGACGCCACAGTCGAGACGCTGAGAATCGACTAATTGATCAGCTCGATGAGGAATGGGATGACTGA
- the ERG24 gene encoding erg24, C-14 sterol reductase (EggNog:ENOG503NUSE; COG:I; COG:T): MGSKAQQPIEASRKKPEYEFFGPPGAALISFVLPPLVYAITFACNDLSGCPAPSLLHPKNLDLNVLKREVGWPQDGWPGLFSWEATGWTLAFYLFNAILYRILPATETEGTVLRSGGRLKYRFNAFSTTMFCIVAAAAGTIAQGAEFPLWTYITDNYVQILTANTLIAYALATFVYVRSFSVKPGNPENRELAAGGVTGNMIYDWYIGRELNPRVTLPFIGEIDIKEWMELRPGMLTYILLNGAFIAKQYRNYGYVTDSIVFVAVVQTLYVLDGQYMEPAIMTTMDITTDGFGFMLSFGDLVWVPFIYTQQTRYLATHPQTLGPLGLAGVGALLVLGFAIFRLSNSQKNDFRTNPNDPKLAHLKYMPTKAGTRLLISGWWGIARHINYFGDWLQAWPYSLPTGLAGYTILSAGSAAVDGATRMLDGRQVIPGEAKGWGIIFTYFYVLYFAILLIHRDRRDDEKCAKKYGEDWEKYKKTVRWRIIPYIY, from the exons ATGGGCTCCAAAGCACAGCAACCCATCGAGGCGTCGCGCAAGAAGCCCGAGTACGAGTTCTTTGGACC ACCCGGCGCTGCCCTGATCAGCTTcgtcctcccacccctcgtCTACGCCATCACCTTTGCGTGTAACGATCTGTCCGGCTGCCCAGCgccttccctcctccatcccaaaaACCTCGATCTCAATGTGTTGAAGCGCGAAGTTGGTTGGCCACAAGATGGGTGGCCTGGTCTCTTCAGTTGGGAGGCCACAGGGTGGACCTTGGCTTTCTACCTCTTCAACGCCATCCTGTACAGAATCCTTCCCGCGACCGAGACCGAGGGCACAGTTTTGCGAAGTGGTGGCCGGTTGAAGTACAGATTCAAtgccttctccaccaccatgtTCTGCATCgttgctgccgccgccggtaCCATCGCCCAGGGCGCCGAGTTCCCCCTTTGGACCTACATCACCGACAACTATGTGCAGATTCTGACTGCCAACACACTCATTGCCTATGCGCTCGCGACTTTTGTCTACGTTCGCAGCTTCAGCGTCAAGCCTGGCAACCCCGAGAATCGTGAGCTTGCTGCCGGTGGCGTTACTGGCAACATGATATACGACTGGTACATTGGGCGCGAGCTCAACCCACgcgtcaccctccccttcattGGCGAGATCGACATCAAAGAGTGGATGGAGTTGCGCCCCGGCATGCTGACCTACATTTTGCTGAACGGGGCTTTCATTGCGAAGCAGTACCGCAACTATGGCTATGTCACCGACAGCATCGTCTTCGTGGCTGTCGTGCAGACACTTTACGTCTTGGACGGCCAGTACATGGAGCCCGCCATCATGACGACTATGGATATTACCACCGATGGGTTTGGGTTCATGCTTTCGTTTGGTGACCTTGTCTGGGTTCCATTCATCTACACCCAGCAGACACGTTACCTTGCCACCCACCCACAGACGCTGGGTCCTTTGGGACTTGCCGGTGTCGGTGCTTTGTTGGTGCTCGGCTTTGCCATCTTCCGCCTGTCCAACAGCCAGAAGAATGACTTCCGCACCAACCCCAATGACCCCAAGCTGGCTCATCTCAAGTATATGCCCACCAAGGCGGGCACTCGTCTGCTCATCTCTGGCTGGTGGGGCATTGCCAGACACATCAACTACTTTGGTGACTGGCTTCAGGCTTGGCCCTACAGTTTGCCCACCGGGCTTGCCGGCTACACCATCCTGTCTGCAGGAAGTGCTGCTGTGGATGGCGCGACCAGGATGCTTGACGGCCGCCAGGTTATCCCCGGTGAGGCCAAGGGGTGGGGCATCATCTTTACCTACTTTTACGTCTTGTACTTTGCCATTCTGTTGATCCACCGTGACCGCAGAGACGACGAGAAGTGCGCCAAGAAGTATGGCGAGGACTGGGAGAAGTATAAGAAGACTGTCCGATGGAGGATCATTCCTTACATCTACTAA
- the SMD2 gene encoding mRNA splicing protein (BUSCO:EOG09265IT6; EggNog:ENOG503P45M; COG:A) — MSDVNIQALLNKPRNECTEYEIAQLEAYEMSNGPLSLLQTAVRSHSQVLISIRSNRKLLARVKAFDRHCNMILENVKEMWTETPVHNGKKGRPVNKDRFISKMFLRGDSVILVLLS; from the exons ATGTCTGACGTTAACATCCA GGCACTTCTCAACAAGCCTCGTAACGAGTGCAC TGAGTATGAGATTGCTCAACTG GAAGCCTATGAGATGAGCAATGGGCCgctttccctcctccagacGGCCGTCCGCAGTCACTCTCAGGTTTTGATTAGCATTCGGTCAAATCGCAAGCT TCTTGCCAGAGTGAAGGCTTTTGACAGGCATTGCAACAT GATTCTTGAGAACGTC AAAGAGATGTGGACCGAGACTCCAGTACACAACGGAAAGAAGGGCCGGCCGGTGAACAAGGATCGGTTTATCAGCAAGAT GTTCTTGCGGGGTGATAGTGTCATTCTCGTTTTGCTCAGCTGA